One Drosophila virilis strain 15010-1051.87 chromosome 5, Dvir_AGI_RSII-ME, whole genome shotgun sequence DNA window includes the following coding sequences:
- the Patronin gene encoding patronin isoform X43: MDAETQEIRQARQRASVKWLLSKAFNNRVPDNLKEPFYRDHENQERLKPQIVVELGNATLYCQTLSNLYSDPNYQSLNHWSILQTLARKGVPVAESSDMPITETVLIQTNPLRINAHMSVIESLMVLYAKEISSGDRVVAAIRRISGSNYQAPAGQSYEQGLLAWISHACAALKKRIVKELETSVPDEIGTRLQTPDIPPVRDFQDLCDGICLALLISYYCPKVVPWTSVRINYLPAVEDSIHNILLVSSFSQKHLPYGVFHMTPEDITYMRGSMKLNLVLLLTDLFNLFEIHPAKCVCYPGMDGQVPHTNSFSGGALNRRSTPPTEYQTMQSNNFDGNQAEAFVVHKSRGITTLSSMHSQQQQQQQQQQQYQHQQQSQQEPLVPARLRQAKEKNNVESKADERGRRSRRNSSSEDSQLTIENFGGSQDQLNTLGRYERERDRERKLSNTSVEPAVAVRSSIADARGTLQLGYDTDSGSEKQDRETEKYSMRRQASADNVPTASAHNLSNAGSPLPARNKQHSIDRDYSTVDHYNDARSTGYDPESTPVRKSSTSSMPASPAAWQLDTCDDDLRSLENATKLSTMRMKLEERRRRIEQDKRKIEMAVLRHQEKVCQEDLESCPDVLKWETMSNESKRTPEIDPADMDKYQQSIAIMNMNLQDIQQDIHRLATQQSQMQAQHLQAQQLMQAQQIANMLNQQQTYGSQQHLAEHHYQQRPMQQSFGSSPHLPQAFNAPVSAYNSRPPSRDPYQQQQQQHHSHQQQPMQMPPMQYVNEHGQYMSPPAHYMQPQSIYSDNGAPYNNHSPYGAPPMPQYQQQHQQRNSVYDEYGQPANHFYLHESPPQPHPQRRTWAHSAAAAAYEQQQQAQQQQQQQPLLDVNAWQIQKKMQQQQQQQNWPNRPPSSAGTSQGFVLHQNGGGGGGELQHLFQVQSSPQHGQRIHGGGGSGSANGVQRQQSLTNLRDNRSPKGNMGQPMGMGQHEDMMAPQSICFIGDEEDVDELERNIIESMQSTRISDFVVQQQQRLHHHQQQQQQQQQQQLPTAHSGRGSSSEDYDSGELISNKLNITSGNLTYRIPSPSRPAIQANSFQDPRGGGGNGNGNGSGSGEEQRPEKGFYISFDNDQPKRPKPPLRAKKSPKKEPSRDNVDNQVVLKRESLSQLHNSNNFASEEAKNATAARHSIHNFPGVQANANANPAGNATYNKYTDEPPIQLRQITASAAEPNVHERRHLEDLTNQPQQQQQQQPLSPSRLRAEHSSSSAEAAKKKALVIGVDATNLDPESVDEMERRKEKIMLLSLQRRQQQEEAKARKEIEASQKREKEREKEEERARKKEEQVARRAAILEQHRLKKAIEEAEREGKTLDRPDLHVKLQPQSSNASTPRLRQQRVTRPRPKTIHVDDASVDISEASSLSSRGKKGSSSNLTGYGQLSSNSMKRDFYRGSQDSLTVKESPDDYPSTSSTPIGRRGSYKTSREPAVERGRTLSRISVAKGSTLNFRGRKSNSLMNLCGPKLYKQPAAKSNRGIILNAVEYCVFPGAVNREAKQKVLEKIARSEAKHFLVLFRDAGCQFRALYSYMPETDQVTKLYGTGPSQVDEVMFDKFFKYNSGGKCFSQVHTKHLTVTIDAFTIHNSLWQGKRVQLPSKKDMALVI; this comes from the exons ATGGATGCCGAAACACAGGAAATACGACag GCTCGTCAACGTGCTTCCGTCAAATGGCTGCTCTCGAAAGCGTTCAACAATCGCGTGCCGGACAACCTGAAGGAGCCGTTCTATCGCGATCACGAGAACCAGGAACGCCTCAAGCCTCAAATCGTTGTGGAGTTGGGCAATGCGACGCTTTATTGCCAGACACTGTCCAATCTGTACTCCGACCCCAACTACCAAAGCTTAAATCACTGGTCAATATTACAGACGCTAGCGCGCAAGGGTGTACCCGTGGCCGAATCGTCGGACATGCCCATTACCGAAACGGTATTAATTCAAACGAATCCGTTGCGAATT AACGCCCACATGTCTGTGATAGAATCGCTGATGGTTCTCTATGCGAAGGAAATATCGTCGGGTGACCGTGTCGTGGCGGCCATACGGAG aATATCTGGTAGCAACTATCAGGCGCCTGCAGGCCAGTCCTATGAACAGGGCCTGCTCGCTTGGATATCGCATGCATGCGCCGCGCTTAAAAAGCGCATCGTCAAGGAGCTGGAAACCAGCGTGCCAGACGAGATT GGTACGCGTCTGCAGACGCCGGACATACCGCCAGTACGTGATTTTCAAGATCTGTGCGATGGCATTTGCCTGGCCCTGCTCATCTCCTACTACTGCCCCAAGGTGGTGCCGTGGACGAGTGTGCGCATTAACTATCTGCCTGCTGTGGAGGACTCCATACACAATATACTGCTGGTGAGCAGTTTTTCACAAAAGCATTTGCCATACGGCGTCTTCCACATGACGCCCGAGGACATAACATACATGCGAGG CTCAATGAAACTAAAtctggtgttgctgctgacgGATTTGTTCAATTTGTTCGAGATACACCCGGCCAAATGTGTCTGTTACCCGGGCATGGATGGACAGG ttccGCACACAAATTCATTCAGCGGCGGCGCCTTAAATCGCAGGTCAACTCCGCCCACCGAATATCAAACGATGCAGTCAAATAATTTTGATGGCAACCAGGCCGAAG CGTTCGTCGTGCACAAGTCGCGTGGCATTACCACACTCTCATCCATGcactcgcagcagcagcagcaacagcaacagcagcagcagtatcagcaccagcaacagtcACAGCAGGAGCCCTTGGTTCCAGCTCGCTTGCGTCaggcaaaagaaaagaacaatGTCGAGTCGAAAGCAGACGAGAGAG GTCGTCGCTCGCGACGAAACTCCTCCAGCGAAGACTCGCAGTTGACTATTGAGAACTTTGGCGGCTCACAGGATCAGCTCAATACGCTGGGCCGCTACGAGCGCGAACGGGACAGAGAACGTAAGCTGTCCAATACAAGTGTGG AACCGGCCGTGGCAGTGCGTTCTTCAATTGCTGATGCTCGTGGCACGCTACAGCTGGGCTACGACACGGATTCGGGATCTGAGAAACAGGATCGCGAAACCGAAAAGTATTCTATGCGTCGACAGGCTAG TGCGGACAATGTGCCAACGGCCTCTGCGCATAATCTGTCAAATGCGGGCAGTCCGTTGCCGGCGCGGAACAAGCAACATTCCATCGATAGGGACTACTCGACAGTCGACCACTATAATGACGCCAGATCGACTGGGTATGATCCAGAAAGCACGCCCGTGCGTAAATCCTCAACCAGCAGCATGCCAGCGAGTCCGGCGGCTTGGCAGCTGGACACCTGTGACGATGATTTACGCTCGCTGGAGAATGCCACCAAGTTATCTACGATGCGGATGAAACTGGAGGAGAGACGTCGCCGCATTGAGCAGGATAAGCGCAAAATCGAAATGGCAGTGCTGCGGCATCAGGAGAAGGTTTGCCAG GAGGACTTGGAATCGTGTCCCGACGTCTTAAAGTGGGAGACCATGAGCAACGAGTCGAAGCGTACGCCGGAAATAGATCCAGCTGACATGGACAAATACCAA CAAAGCATCGCCATTATGAACATGAATCTGCAGGATATCCAACAGGATATCCATCGGCTGGCCACGCAGCAAAGCCAAATGCAGGCACAGCATCTGCAAGCGCAGCAGCTGATGCAGGCACAACAAATAGCCAACATGCTGAATCAG CAGCAAACGTATGGCTCGCAGCAGCATCTGGCTGAGCACCATTACCAGCAGCGACCTATGCAGCAAAGTTTTGGCTCATCACCGCATCTTCCGCAGGCTTTTAATGCGCCAGTCAGCGCCTACAATTCCCGTCCGCCAAGCCGCGATCCctaccaacagcagcagcagcagcaccattCACACCAACAGCAACCCATGCAGATGCCACCCATGCAGTACGTCAACGAGCACGGACAGTACATGTCGCCGCCCGCTCACTACATGCAGCCTCAAAGCATCTACAGCGACAATGGCGCCCCTTACAACAACCACTCCCCCTACGGAGCACCTCCGATGCCGCAGtaccagcaacagcaccagcaacgCAACAGCGTTTACGATGAGTACGGCCAGCCGGCAAATCACTTTTACCTGCACGAGTCTCCGCCTCAACCGCATCCACAGCGTCGCACCTGGGCGCActcggcggcagcggcagcgtacgaacagcagcaacaggcacagcaacagcagcagcagcaaccactgTTGGATGTCAATGCCTGGCAAATACAGAAGAagatgcagcaacagcagcagcagcaaaactgGCCTAATCGGCCGCCCTCCAGCGCTGGCACGTCTCAGGGCTTTGTGCTGCACCAAAacggaggcggcggcggcggtgaaTTGCAGCATCTATTCCAGGTGCAGTCTTCCCCACAACACGGTCAGCGGATACATGGCGGgggtggcagtggcagcgccAACGGCGTACAGCGGCAGCAATCGCTGACGAATCTACGTGACAATCGGTCACCCAAGGGCAACATGGGCCAGCCCATGGGAATGGGACAGCACGAGGACATGATGGCGCCGCAAAGTATTTGCTTCATCGGCGACGAGGAAGATGTTGATGAGCTAGAGCGCAACATTATCGAGTCTATGCAATCGACTCGGATTTCCGATTTTgtggtgcagcagcagcaacgccttcatcatcatcagcagcaacagcaacagcagcagcagcagcagctgccgacGGCGCACAGCGGACGCGGCAGCAGCTCTGAGGATTACGACAGCGGCGAGCTGATTTCCAATAAACTTAACATCACCAGCGGCAATCTCACTTACCGCATTCCCTCGCCCTCGCGCCCCGCCATACAGGCCAACAGCTTTCAGGATCCACGTGGAGGGGGCggcaacggaaacggaaacggtAGTGGTAGCGGCGAGGAGCAGCGGCCCGAAAAGGGCTTCTATATATCCTTCGACAACGATCAGCCGAAGCGACCGAAGCCGCCACTGCGCGCCAAGAAGTCACCCAAAAAGGAGCCCAGCAGGGATAATGTGGACAACCAAGTTGTCCTTAAACGTGAATCGCTAAGTCAActgcacaacagcaacaattttgcCAGCGAGGAGGCCAAAAACGCAACTGCTGCCAGGCACAGCATCCACAACTTCCCCGGCGTCcaagccaatgccaatgccaatccAGCCGGCAACGCAACCTACAACAAATACACAGACGAGCCGCCTATCCAGCTGCGCCAAATAACAGCATCGGCGGCCGAACCCAATGTCCACGAGCGCCGGCATCTCGAGGACCTCACCaatcagccgcagcagcagcagcagcaacagccgctcTCGCCATCTCGATTAAGGGCCGAacatagcagcagcagcgccgagGCGGCCAAGAAAAAAGCGCTGGTCATTGGCGTCGATGCGACCAATCTAGATCCG GAATCTGTGGACGAAATGGAACGTCGCAAAGAGAAGATAATGTTGCTTTCCCTGCAACGCCGACAGCAGCAAGAGGAGGCCAAGGCGCGAAAGGAGATAGAGGCATCCCAAAAACGAGAAAAGGAACGAGAAAAGGAGGAAGAGCGCGCGCGCAAAAAGGAGGAACAGGTGGCGCGACGTGCGGCCATATTGGAACAACATAGACTAAAAAAAGCCATCGAGGAAGCCGAGCGAGAA GGTAAAACTCTGGACCGGCCCGATTTACATGTAAAACTGCAGCCACAGTCTTCAAACGCGTCCACGCCGCGTCTTAGACAGCAACGTGTGACTAGGCCACGGCCCAAAACGATCCACGTCGACGACGCCAGTGTGGACATTAGTGAGGCTTCAAGCCTATCCAGTCGGGGCAAAAAAGGCTCAAGTTCAAACCTAACCG GCTACGGTCAACTAAGCTCCAATTCAATGAAAAGAGACTTTTATAGGGGCTCGCAAGACTCCCTTACAGTTAAAg AGTCCCCCGATGATTATCCCAGCACAAGTTCAACTCCGATTGGACGACGGGGATCATACAAAACTTCCAGAG AGCCAGCCGTCGAAAGGGGCCGCACCCTGTCGCGTATATCAGTTGCTAAGGGGAGCACGCTTAATTTCCGTGGCCGAAAATCCAATTCGCTAATGAATTTGTGCG GTCCAAAATTGTACAAACAACCAGCGGCCAAATCAAATCGCGGCATTATACTAAATGCCGTTGAGTACTGCGTTTTTCCCGGCGCCGTTAACCGTGAAGCCAAACAGAAAGTGCTCGAGAAGATCGCACGCTCGGAGGCCAAACACTTCCTCGTACTCTTCCGGGATGCGGGCTGCCAATTCCGCGCCCTCTACAGTTACATGCCGGAGACGGATCAAGTGACGAAGCTGTACGGCACGGGACCTAGTCAAGTCGACGAAGTCATGTTCGATAAATTCTTCAA ATACAACTCAGGTGGGAAATGCTTCTCACAGGTGCACACAAAGCATCTGACCGTCACGATAGACGCCTTCACAATACACAACTCACTGTGGCAGGGCAAGCGGGTGCAGTTGCCCAGCAAAAAGGACATGGCGCTTGTGATTTAA
- the Patronin gene encoding patronin isoform X46, translating to MDAETQEIRQARQRASVKWLLSKAFNNRVPDNLKEPFYRDHENQERLKPQIVVELGNATLYCQTLSNLYSDPNYQSLNHWSILQTLARKGVPVAESSDMPITETVLIQTNPLRINAHMSVIESLMVLYAKEISSGDRVVAAIRRISGSNYQAPAGQSYEQGLLAWISHACAALKKRIVKELETSVPDEIGTRLQTPDIPPVRDFQDLCDGICLALLISYYCPKVVPWTSVRINYLPAVEDSIHNILLVSSFSQKHLPYGVFHMTPEDITYMRGSMKLNLVLLLTDLFNLFEIHPAKCVCYPGMDGQVPHTNSFSGGALNRRSTPPTEYQTMQSNNFDGNQAEAFVVHKSRGITTLSSMHSQQQQQQQQQQQYQHQQQSQQEPLVPARLRQAKEKNNVESKADERGDFVAAGRPSNWEQSRRPSFAGRRSRRNSSSEDSQLTIENFGGSQDQLNTLGRYERERDRERKLSNTSVEPAVAVRSSIADARGTLQLGYDTDSGSEKQDRETEKYSMRRQASADNVPTASAHNLSNAGSPLPARNKQHSIDRDYSTVDHYNDARSTGYDPESTPVRKSSTSSMPASPAAWQLDTCDDDLRSLENATKLSTMRMKLEERRRRIEQDKRKIEMAVLRHQEKVCQEDLESCPDVLKWETMSNESKRTPEIDPADMDKYQQSIAIMNMNLQDIQQDIHRLATQQSQMQAQHLQAQQLMQAQQIANMLNQQQTYGSQQHLAEHHYQQRPMQQSFGSSPHLPQAFNAPVSAYNSRPPSRDPYQQQQQQHHSHQQQPMQMPPMQYVNEHGQYMSPPAHYMQPQSIYSDNGAPYNNHSPYGAPPMPQYQQQHQQRNSVYDEYGQPANHFYLHESPPQPHPQRRTWAHSAAAAAYEQQQQAQQQQQQQPLLDVNAWQIQKKMQQQQQQQNWPNRPPSSAGTSQGFVLHQNGGGGGGELQHLFQVQSSPQHGQRIHGGGGSGSANGVQRQQSLTNLRDNRSPKGNMGQPMGMGQHEDMMAPQSICFIGDEEDVDELERNIIESMQSTRISDFVVQQQQRLHHHQQQQQQQQQQQLPTAHSGRGSSSEDYDSGELISNKLNITSGNLTYRIPSPSRPAIQANSFQDPRGGGGNGNGNGSGSGEEQRPEKGFYISFDNDQPKRPKPPLRAKKSPKKEPSRDNVDNQVVLKRESLSQLHNSNNFASEEAKNATAARHSIHNFPGVQANANANPAGNATYNKYTDEPPIQLRQITASAAEPNVHERRHLEDLTNQPQQQQQQQPLSPSRLRAEHSSSSAEAAKKKALVIGVDATNLDPESVDEMERRKEKIMLLSLQRRQQQEEAKARKEIEASQKREKEREKEEERARKKEEQVARRAAILEQHRLKKAIEEAEREGKTLDRPDLHVKLQPQSSNASTPRLRQQRVTRPRPKTIHVDDASVDISEASSLSSRGKKGSSSNLTGPKLYKQPAAKSNRGIILNAVEYCVFPGAVNREAKQKVLEKIARSEAKHFLVLFRDAGCQFRALYSYMPETDQVTKLYGTGPSQVDEVMFDKFFKYNSGGKCFSQVHTKHLTVTIDAFTIHNSLWQGKRVQLPSKKDMALVI from the exons ATGGATGCCGAAACACAGGAAATACGACag GCTCGTCAACGTGCTTCCGTCAAATGGCTGCTCTCGAAAGCGTTCAACAATCGCGTGCCGGACAACCTGAAGGAGCCGTTCTATCGCGATCACGAGAACCAGGAACGCCTCAAGCCTCAAATCGTTGTGGAGTTGGGCAATGCGACGCTTTATTGCCAGACACTGTCCAATCTGTACTCCGACCCCAACTACCAAAGCTTAAATCACTGGTCAATATTACAGACGCTAGCGCGCAAGGGTGTACCCGTGGCCGAATCGTCGGACATGCCCATTACCGAAACGGTATTAATTCAAACGAATCCGTTGCGAATT AACGCCCACATGTCTGTGATAGAATCGCTGATGGTTCTCTATGCGAAGGAAATATCGTCGGGTGACCGTGTCGTGGCGGCCATACGGAG aATATCTGGTAGCAACTATCAGGCGCCTGCAGGCCAGTCCTATGAACAGGGCCTGCTCGCTTGGATATCGCATGCATGCGCCGCGCTTAAAAAGCGCATCGTCAAGGAGCTGGAAACCAGCGTGCCAGACGAGATT GGTACGCGTCTGCAGACGCCGGACATACCGCCAGTACGTGATTTTCAAGATCTGTGCGATGGCATTTGCCTGGCCCTGCTCATCTCCTACTACTGCCCCAAGGTGGTGCCGTGGACGAGTGTGCGCATTAACTATCTGCCTGCTGTGGAGGACTCCATACACAATATACTGCTGGTGAGCAGTTTTTCACAAAAGCATTTGCCATACGGCGTCTTCCACATGACGCCCGAGGACATAACATACATGCGAGG CTCAATGAAACTAAAtctggtgttgctgctgacgGATTTGTTCAATTTGTTCGAGATACACCCGGCCAAATGTGTCTGTTACCCGGGCATGGATGGACAGG ttccGCACACAAATTCATTCAGCGGCGGCGCCTTAAATCGCAGGTCAACTCCGCCCACCGAATATCAAACGATGCAGTCAAATAATTTTGATGGCAACCAGGCCGAAG CGTTCGTCGTGCACAAGTCGCGTGGCATTACCACACTCTCATCCATGcactcgcagcagcagcagcaacagcaacagcagcagcagtatcagcaccagcaacagtcACAGCAGGAGCCCTTGGTTCCAGCTCGCTTGCGTCaggcaaaagaaaagaacaatGTCGAGTCGAAAGCAGACGAGAGAG GCGATTTTGTCGCTGCGGGCCGACCAAGTAACTGGGAACAGAGCCGGCGTCCAAGTTTCGCAG GTCGTCGCTCGCGACGAAACTCCTCCAGCGAAGACTCGCAGTTGACTATTGAGAACTTTGGCGGCTCACAGGATCAGCTCAATACGCTGGGCCGCTACGAGCGCGAACGGGACAGAGAACGTAAGCTGTCCAATACAAGTGTGG AACCGGCCGTGGCAGTGCGTTCTTCAATTGCTGATGCTCGTGGCACGCTACAGCTGGGCTACGACACGGATTCGGGATCTGAGAAACAGGATCGCGAAACCGAAAAGTATTCTATGCGTCGACAGGCTAG TGCGGACAATGTGCCAACGGCCTCTGCGCATAATCTGTCAAATGCGGGCAGTCCGTTGCCGGCGCGGAACAAGCAACATTCCATCGATAGGGACTACTCGACAGTCGACCACTATAATGACGCCAGATCGACTGGGTATGATCCAGAAAGCACGCCCGTGCGTAAATCCTCAACCAGCAGCATGCCAGCGAGTCCGGCGGCTTGGCAGCTGGACACCTGTGACGATGATTTACGCTCGCTGGAGAATGCCACCAAGTTATCTACGATGCGGATGAAACTGGAGGAGAGACGTCGCCGCATTGAGCAGGATAAGCGCAAAATCGAAATGGCAGTGCTGCGGCATCAGGAGAAGGTTTGCCAG GAGGACTTGGAATCGTGTCCCGACGTCTTAAAGTGGGAGACCATGAGCAACGAGTCGAAGCGTACGCCGGAAATAGATCCAGCTGACATGGACAAATACCAA CAAAGCATCGCCATTATGAACATGAATCTGCAGGATATCCAACAGGATATCCATCGGCTGGCCACGCAGCAAAGCCAAATGCAGGCACAGCATCTGCAAGCGCAGCAGCTGATGCAGGCACAACAAATAGCCAACATGCTGAATCAG CAGCAAACGTATGGCTCGCAGCAGCATCTGGCTGAGCACCATTACCAGCAGCGACCTATGCAGCAAAGTTTTGGCTCATCACCGCATCTTCCGCAGGCTTTTAATGCGCCAGTCAGCGCCTACAATTCCCGTCCGCCAAGCCGCGATCCctaccaacagcagcagcagcagcaccattCACACCAACAGCAACCCATGCAGATGCCACCCATGCAGTACGTCAACGAGCACGGACAGTACATGTCGCCGCCCGCTCACTACATGCAGCCTCAAAGCATCTACAGCGACAATGGCGCCCCTTACAACAACCACTCCCCCTACGGAGCACCTCCGATGCCGCAGtaccagcaacagcaccagcaacgCAACAGCGTTTACGATGAGTACGGCCAGCCGGCAAATCACTTTTACCTGCACGAGTCTCCGCCTCAACCGCATCCACAGCGTCGCACCTGGGCGCActcggcggcagcggcagcgtacgaacagcagcaacaggcacagcaacagcagcagcagcaaccactgTTGGATGTCAATGCCTGGCAAATACAGAAGAagatgcagcaacagcagcagcagcaaaactgGCCTAATCGGCCGCCCTCCAGCGCTGGCACGTCTCAGGGCTTTGTGCTGCACCAAAacggaggcggcggcggcggtgaaTTGCAGCATCTATTCCAGGTGCAGTCTTCCCCACAACACGGTCAGCGGATACATGGCGGgggtggcagtggcagcgccAACGGCGTACAGCGGCAGCAATCGCTGACGAATCTACGTGACAATCGGTCACCCAAGGGCAACATGGGCCAGCCCATGGGAATGGGACAGCACGAGGACATGATGGCGCCGCAAAGTATTTGCTTCATCGGCGACGAGGAAGATGTTGATGAGCTAGAGCGCAACATTATCGAGTCTATGCAATCGACTCGGATTTCCGATTTTgtggtgcagcagcagcaacgccttcatcatcatcagcagcaacagcaacagcagcagcagcagcagctgccgacGGCGCACAGCGGACGCGGCAGCAGCTCTGAGGATTACGACAGCGGCGAGCTGATTTCCAATAAACTTAACATCACCAGCGGCAATCTCACTTACCGCATTCCCTCGCCCTCGCGCCCCGCCATACAGGCCAACAGCTTTCAGGATCCACGTGGAGGGGGCggcaacggaaacggaaacggtAGTGGTAGCGGCGAGGAGCAGCGGCCCGAAAAGGGCTTCTATATATCCTTCGACAACGATCAGCCGAAGCGACCGAAGCCGCCACTGCGCGCCAAGAAGTCACCCAAAAAGGAGCCCAGCAGGGATAATGTGGACAACCAAGTTGTCCTTAAACGTGAATCGCTAAGTCAActgcacaacagcaacaattttgcCAGCGAGGAGGCCAAAAACGCAACTGCTGCCAGGCACAGCATCCACAACTTCCCCGGCGTCcaagccaatgccaatgccaatccAGCCGGCAACGCAACCTACAACAAATACACAGACGAGCCGCCTATCCAGCTGCGCCAAATAACAGCATCGGCGGCCGAACCCAATGTCCACGAGCGCCGGCATCTCGAGGACCTCACCaatcagccgcagcagcagcagcagcaacagccgctcTCGCCATCTCGATTAAGGGCCGAacatagcagcagcagcgccgagGCGGCCAAGAAAAAAGCGCTGGTCATTGGCGTCGATGCGACCAATCTAGATCCG GAATCTGTGGACGAAATGGAACGTCGCAAAGAGAAGATAATGTTGCTTTCCCTGCAACGCCGACAGCAGCAAGAGGAGGCCAAGGCGCGAAAGGAGATAGAGGCATCCCAAAAACGAGAAAAGGAACGAGAAAAGGAGGAAGAGCGCGCGCGCAAAAAGGAGGAACAGGTGGCGCGACGTGCGGCCATATTGGAACAACATAGACTAAAAAAAGCCATCGAGGAAGCCGAGCGAGAA GGTAAAACTCTGGACCGGCCCGATTTACATGTAAAACTGCAGCCACAGTCTTCAAACGCGTCCACGCCGCGTCTTAGACAGCAACGTGTGACTAGGCCACGGCCCAAAACGATCCACGTCGACGACGCCAGTGTGGACATTAGTGAGGCTTCAAGCCTATCCAGTCGGGGCAAAAAAGGCTCAAGTTCAAACCTAACCG GTCCAAAATTGTACAAACAACCAGCGGCCAAATCAAATCGCGGCATTATACTAAATGCCGTTGAGTACTGCGTTTTTCCCGGCGCCGTTAACCGTGAAGCCAAACAGAAAGTGCTCGAGAAGATCGCACGCTCGGAGGCCAAACACTTCCTCGTACTCTTCCGGGATGCGGGCTGCCAATTCCGCGCCCTCTACAGTTACATGCCGGAGACGGATCAAGTGACGAAGCTGTACGGCACGGGACCTAGTCAAGTCGACGAAGTCATGTTCGATAAATTCTTCAA ATACAACTCAGGTGGGAAATGCTTCTCACAGGTGCACACAAAGCATCTGACCGTCACGATAGACGCCTTCACAATACACAACTCACTGTGGCAGGGCAAGCGGGTGCAGTTGCCCAGCAAAAAGGACATGGCGCTTGTGATTTAA